A stretch of Oncorhynchus mykiss isolate Arlee chromosome 12, USDA_OmykA_1.1, whole genome shotgun sequence DNA encodes these proteins:
- the LOC110538719 gene encoding immediate early response gene 2 protein, which produces MEVSAEAKRIMVHALGKLYSSRAQRGGHRLHRSLLLTLVMQSARNIYHASQASCETTTAAETIQQESPMEETTGDRLEREVSSSLSGLPATPQPQEIPVSSEDETNSHPLHCSVTVGREDKENRGPSRPDRNARKRRGKAASEPDFLPCKKAKMEQGRNTVIRSSVNCYRVGGDSLVSSVPMLKAIAAF; this is translated from the coding sequence ATGGAGGTCAGCGCTGAGGCCAAGAGGATTATGGTCCACGCTCTAGGCAAACTATACAGCTCGCGCGCCCAGCGCGGGGGACACCGTCTCCACCGGAGCCTGCTGCTCACGCTCGTAATGCAGTCCGCCCGGAATATCTACCACGCATCGCAGGCCAGTTGTGAAACCACGACAGCAGCAGAGACGATCCAGCAAGAGTCGCCGATGGAGGAAACAACTGGAGACCGTTTGGAGAGGGAGGTTTCATCGTCTCTGTCTGGACTACCCGCGACCCCCCAGCCCCAGGAGATTCCAGTATCCTCCGAGGACGAAACGAACTCACACCCGCTGCACTGCAGTGTAACAGTAGGTAGAGAAGACAAGGAGAACCGGGGCCCGTCGAGGCCTGACCGTAACGCCAGGAAGAGACGGGGCAAGGCGGCCTCGGAGCCCGACTTCCTCCCCTGCAAGAAAGCGAAAATGGAGCAAGGGAGAAATACCGTCATACGGAGCTCTGTGAACTGCTACCGTGTCGGTGGGGACTCCCTGGTCTCATCGGTGCCCATGTTAAAAGCCATTGCTGCGTTTTGA